AGCGGAACAGCAAGACGGGAGTCCAAGAGCAAGGCAGGGATGGCCATGAGCATGGATGGCTTCCAGTGTGGAGGAGACGGGTCCGTCCATGTGGCTGCTAGCCAGGGTGACCGAAGGGGAGTTAGCCGCTGAGTCCCAGCCCTAGGAGGCTCTGTGCCCTCTGAGCTGGCCCTGCAGGGCGGCTGACGGACCGTGTACGGGATGGATGCTGTACTTGATGGGCCACGGCTCTGGTCCAGCAGAGCTGCTCATTTGTTTCCCAGTTACACTAGATTCCAGAATCAGGCTCCACTAGATACTAGCCCAGCTTCTTTCCTGAATGGAGCCCAGGCAGCAGAGTGTATGAAAGGGGCAGCCGGTTTTTCTCTCGAGAAGATCTTTGCAAACATGGTTTGTGCCTTGCCTAACGGGGTTGCCGTGCACCTTTGCCATGACTGCCTGTTGTTTCATCACTTAAGACAAACAAAGAATCGCCTTTTTTTCTGCAGCAAAACATGTTCAAGTTAACAAGTACCTTTCAGCTTGCAAGCTCCTTAGCCCTGTAAACGGTCTCTTTGTTCTTTGGTGTGGTACCATAGAATCTTGAGTCCCCAAACAGAATTCACCTGGAAGAAACACACTGTCTCCACCAGGAGAGGAAACCTCAGCGCGGTTTTTCAAAATGATTGTCCATATTTTTCTGCAGAGTGTGTCTGAACTCTGCTTGGCTTCCCTGTAGGTTCAGACTGTGTGGCTGCCTGTGGCTGATTCCTTAGAGGCACACAGGGGCAGCCCTTCACTCTTTCTGCCTGAACTTGGAGCGGGGAGGGTTCTAACTCTGAGATACCAGTCAAGCACACTACTGTGTTCACTTTTTCCTGTGTTCCCCCCCCTTCAGGCAGGCAGCGTCGCTGGCCCTTCTTCAGCAGCACTGGAGACCAACCTGCCCACCATGCTGGGAAATGGTTCTTTCTCCTCTTCCACTTCTCATTTAACTCTGGAGagtgaacagcagcagcagcagcagcagcagcagctgcagcccaagGTGTATACGCCGGAGGGGATGCCCAGCCTCCAAGCACAGGACATCGCCCAACCTGGCAGCTTCCCAGCAGCCTCTGCTCCCAGCCAGCTGCAGAACAGTGATGCCTTGTTGCAGCAGGCAACTCAGTTCTCTTCGAGAGAGGCCCAGCCGGACCCCGCGGTCATGACTCTGTCTCAGTTGACGGAGGCTTCACAACAGCAGTCTCCCCTGCAGGAGTCAGCACAGACGCTACAGCAGCAGATCTCCTCAAACATGTTCTCCTCGGCGAATGGAGTGAGTCAGCTGCAAAGCACCATCCAGCAGTTGCAGGCGGGGAACTTCCAGCCCAGCACTgccggcagcggcggcagcggtggcggcaACGGAAACGTAGACTTGGTCCAGCAAGTCCTGGAGGCGCAGCAGCAGCTGTCCTCAGTGCTGTTCTCTGGCTCCGACAGTGAGGACGTTCAAGAGCAGCTCAGTGTAGAGATCTTCCAGCAGGTCAGCCAAATCCAGAGTGGGGTCAGCCCGGGGATGTTTTCCTCCCCAGAGACAGCCCATTCGAGGGCGGAGGACCTTCTCTCTGGGAGAACCGAGAACGTCCACCAGCAGCCTGAGAGCTCTTTGTCCAGCCAGCAGCAGGCGATGGAGACCTCTGCGGCGATGGTGCTCGAAATGCAGCAGGGCATCTGCCAGGCCGCCAGTCAGATGCAGCCGGACttgttctcctccccctcctcttcgggaaatggaaacgtccagcaGCCCCCCGTGTACCAACAGGCTTCCCACATGCTGGGCGGGCTGCCTGCCTCCGAAGACATGCAGATGCAGTGCGAGTTGTTCTCCCCCGCCGATGTGCCTGGCAGTGAAGCGGCCCCTCCGCCCCAGCAGCAGGTCTCTGCCAGCGGCTCCGCCTTGTTCCAGTCCTCTGGCTCTGCTGAGAATGAAGAGGCTTCAGGCCAGGCCAAGCAGATGCAGAGCACCGTCTTTCAGGCCATGGTCCAGATGCAGCACAGCGGAGAGAGTTCGCCTCAAGTCAGCCTGttctcttcctctgagaacaTGATGGCGGTCCAGGGCAACGGGACGCAGCAGCAGGGGGCCGCTCTGTTCCAGCAGAGTGGGGAGATGATGTCTCTCCAGTCCGGAAGCTTTTTGCAGCAGGCCCCGCACTCCCAGGCACAGCTTTTCCACTCCCAGAGTCCGATTGGAGATGCCCAGAACATCTCCCAGGAAACCCAGAGCGCTCTCTTTCACGGCCAGAATGCTTCCTCTTCCTCGGATCAGTTGCAGCCGCCGATGTTCCACTCTCAGAGCAACCTGGGAGTCCTGCAGAGCAGTTCCGTTGTGCAGGACCAGCAGTCGAGCGGCATGTTCCTTTCCCCGAGTTCAGTGAGTGGCTCCGTCAGGCAGGAGGAGCAGATGCCCTTTTTTACTACCCAGAGTTCCATTGCTTCACTGCAGACGCCTGCGAGTGCCGAGCAGCAGCCCTCTTTCCAGCAGCAGGCGCAGCTCCCCCACCTCCAGAGCCCTCTTCTTTCCCAGGAGCAGCCCCAGAATCCGCAGCAGGGCATGTTCCAGTCGCCAGTGTCcctgggctccctcccctcctctggggTGCCTCCAAGCCAGCAAGGGGGCATGTTCCAGTCCCCACACTCGATTGTGGCTCTCCAAAACAGCGCCCCATCTCaagagcagcggcagcagcaaaaTATGAGGTACAGCGGCCAGAATTCCATGGGCCCAGTGGCCTCTCCAGAGTCAAACATGATGTTCAACCCCAGCCCAAACCCCATGGccagccaggagcagcagcagcagagccagtCTCTCTTCCACCCCTCAACAAGCATGGCACCCATGAACCAGGACCAGCAGTTCCAGAGCCAGAGCCCAGGGTCCGCCCAGGCGGAGCCGCAGCAGCCTGCCTTGTTCCACAGCTCCCCCCAAATGCAGCTCGTCCAAGGCTCGCCCGGCTCTCAGGAGCAGCCAGTCACGCTCTTCATTTCTTCCGCTTCCATGTCTGCCTTGCAGAACAGCATCAGCCAGCAGGAGCTGCAACAGCCCTCCCTCTACTCTTCCCAAAGCAACATGGCCAGCATGCAGAGCACTTCGTCGcccccgcagcagcagcagcagcaggctgctTTATTTCACAGCGCCCACAGCAGTGCCCTCAACCAGCTGCAGAGCTCCTCAGCTTCATCTCAGCAGACCTCTGGGATATTCCTGTTTGGCATCCAAGACAGTGAGTATGGATTGCCTAAAACTGCTTTCTCTTTGTGTTCCCAGATATGGGACTGCATCTGCCCAGGCTAAGAAGAAGCAGGGGGCAACCTCCAGATGGCCCCCAAACAGCTGGTGTCACTCCACGGCATTGGCGATAGACAGTCCTTCAGGTGGCTGCTGTGGGCCAGTGCTCGATCTCTGCTTCGTTCTGAGCGCCTTAGTTTCAAACCACTTAGAACAATCTGAGCTctgccaagtttcaagaagaaagGGGTCCTAGAGCAGGGCTGGGTGTGGCAAACGTCTCTCCCCATGCTTTTATAGCATGATATTGGATACGGGATGTGGTGGGGAAAGGGTTCCTTTAGGCGGGCCAGGGTGCAGTGCAGTAGGCGTCACACGCAGACAGGCACCAGAAGTCCTGTGGAGTCCAGAGAGATGTATTCTGCGCTTCTTCCCGCTGACACGTAGAGATAGTAGCACACTGGTCCTCAGTGCCTTGGGGAATAAGCGCCGCTGGGTGGGACTGGCTTTGGGTCTCCCAGGAATTGGTGTGTTCCTCGGAGGGAGGGGCTTGCCCGAGAGACTTGAGCTCAGTGAGAAGGCACTTCTTGTTTTGAACACACGCCTCTTGTCTTTTTCAACAGACTGTGGCCAGCtcttaacatctggaccagctacCCTGTCCGATCAGATGCTCACGATCAGTCAGCCACAGGGCGAGGCTCAGCCGTCGGTCACAACGCTCCTGTCTCAGCAAATGTCCGAGAGCTCCCAGCTGCCTTCTGCGATGACTACCAACCAGAGCATGAAGAAGATTGATGACCTGCTGGTGTCTCTTCAGAACCAGGGGAACAATAACATGGCTGGGTCCTTCTGATTGGCCAGGTAGGCTGGAGTTTTGAGAGAGGCTCTTTCTTTGCCCAGGCCTGAATAATCTAGTTTTCCCAAGGTAGGATGGATCTGCTTGGTAAAGCCATTGAGTGTCTTCATAATGGGCAATGCCTCAAAAAGCCATTCCCAAGCAGTGCCTGAGGCAGCAGACCGTCTCTGCATCACAGCTACCACCAGGCTGAGCCACGAAGCAGAAcaagagttctctgtgggaaccgTCACATTTTCTCCTGCACAAAGGAAGCAGATTCGGGTGCAACGGCACCTGCAGGATGCTTCTGAGCAGAACGCGGCGCTGAGGCGCTTGTCCTGCCTCCTACATCTTCTCCCCACGTTGTCGGCCTGCGTGTGGGATCCTTTTCATATTTCTTTATTTGATTGCTTGCACTGTTTCTAGCCAGACTGTATCCCAGCAGGACTCAAAGTGGGTTACAAAATTGCTGGTAACTTAAAAGCCcaaataaaaacatcataaaGGCACAATAACTAAAACATGTAATCCCAATACAATCCAAGCTCCTGCTTTTGCAAAAGCAGCTTTTTATTGAATACTGCTCCAATTCCTGAACATGCCTGCATAAATAACTCTATCTTACATAcaaccaacatcttgaattgaATTTTGAAATTAATAGGTCACCAATGCACAGCTTGTAAATGTGGATATGTAATATGTATGTTGTGCTTGGACTTTGATAGTAAATGAACTGCCACATTTTAAACCAGCTGAACTTCTGAATTGTCTTCAAGAGTAGCTTTGTGGGTGGGGCCTGCAAAAATGCACATcttttgaaatgtatttatttatgttatttatcgtCCAccttattatagtccactgaaggcagattacagagtgtaagtcaacaggctgggacatccaataaacaatgcaaaatgagttTGAATTGCAGAAATTCGAAAACGGAGCTGAGACAAAGCTGACacaaaacaagcatttaaacatgacacattaaactaTGCAGAAATCACCTAGTAGGAGCTTTCttagagcaacagacagtacaaacTATGCACActggtatagtctacagtccctaaccctTTACCAAAAGCTTCTTTCAGTTATTTTGTTACAGCACAGTCCTGTTTCatgtgtaaaaagccctcctgaataactcagttttgccgtttgtggaaagccaggagggtgggagagttcccgacctcatcaggcagggccattccataaggtgggggccaccacattGAGAGTgagtgttgattttgcccatctgtATGGTGGCTCCTGCAGAAGGCCCTTCTCTGTGGCAGGTCATAGGGAGCGAGGCAGTCATGAGGGGGAAAGGCTACGAAGGGCTTTGTGTGTCTTGGCCaatgccttgaattgagcccagtaactgagggCCAGTCAGTGGGGTGGCTGCAGAGTGGGAGTGATATGCTTGCTGTGCCAGCGCCTGAGAATACccaagctgtggtgttctgcgCCGGCTGGAGTCTCCCGaattgattttgaggggagacttGCATCGAAtgcattacagcagtctagtcttgatgttacccaTGGCATAGGTCAGGCgaccagatcagctgtgtcaggTAGGGACCATCTTATGTGCTAGATTGACTTGGAagaaagtggttttttttttttttacagctgcattaacttgcttctctagcaacgGCGTTTGTTCCAGTACAGCCCcgtggctcttaactgagtcagcagaACCTGATTGAAagcggggagtacaatgtccttcaagatctctgctttcccagccagcatcacgtTTGTCTGGTCTGGATttagtttgttcactttcagccatttgaccacagcagtcaggcagtagCACACCTCTCTGATCCACAGTGTCCGAAGGACTTTGTCTGCCCTCTTTCCAAAAAAATcgtaccaaagaaagaaagatggcaagcaaaatggggggaggggggcacaggaGCAGGATGAATAGATGGCCACACTGCAGTGTAGAAAGCAGCAGTACAGTCCCAAGGCAGAGCCTGGACTTCAGCAACTGGGGGGACGTATGTTGGGTAACGGAGAGCAGTAGCAGCTGGTGGGTGGCAATGCCAGGCTGTTGATCAGTCTTCAGCTGGATGAAAAGAGCCAGCGCCGGAGGCTGTGCAGGCACAGGTCTGTTCttcaaagtgggggtggggtcagGGCCAGCGGCCCTTGTAACctctgtcctttctctcccccaccctctgATTTCAGAAGTCTCGTGATGGACAAGCCGACTGGGAAGACTTGGACTTCAGCTCTCGTGACTTGGGAATGTTGGATGTTTGGAGCTAAATTCCCCCTCTCAAAGGATCACCTGGACCCATGGCCAGATGTAGCCTTCACCTTTCTTTTGGAAGGGCACCCATGCTGGGGCACGCCAATGGCTGCCGGGCCAAAGCGTTGGAGAGAGGCTGAAGAGTGCTGCTATGCCACACCCAGGCCTGGGCCAGACAGCCAGCCCGCCTTGAGCCCCGGGTGGCTGTTCAGTAGCCATTGCTGCTGGGCAAGGGAAGCACTCTCCAGtttgcctttcccttcccttggagCTCGTGGGGACGGCCTCTGCAGGTCTCTTCCCAGGCACGCCCATCTCTTGATAGCTCCGCTCTTGACGATTTGCATCTCCAGATATAAATGGTTTTTGTTGGACATAGCAAAGCAGGGGGAGAGTTCAAGCTGCTCTGCCCCTGCTGGATGTTGCAGCCAAtgcgggggcagggggtgttGGCAGAGAGCCTCCCCAATTGTGTGGGTTTAGGCATGAATTGGTTGGGCTGAGTTGAGGTGCTCAGAAGGTGGCTCTTGAAGCCTCTTGTGCTCTGTAAACCTTCTCGGGTGGGTGGAGGGGGACAATTTGCTGGAGTCATCTTGACTTGACAGCCTACATTAGGATATTAGCAGAGTGTCCTTCCTCTGAATTACTTTTCTATACCTTTCCTGTTGAATATGCTGCCACTTGTAGAAACCTAGCATTTGAGGAGGTCAACTGACCCGCTGCGGTAGGGTGGAAGGCCAGAGTTGCCACCCAATCTGGTCTGTGGCGGGATGGCGGGAGCAGTTCTAGGCAGGCTGGTTTCTGCTTCCCAGTCCCTTTCCCACTTGGTGCTGGCACAGAGTCTTAAGTTGAAACCCAAACAGGAGGCCTGGAGTCTTGGAGCAGTACCTCCAGGCTCATTGGAGACAGGAAATGCCGGGCACACCTTATTAGTGGAATGAGTGTCCTAAAAGGTGGCTGGCTCCTCTTGGGCAGTGGGCAGCCCCAGGTTCCAGTGCCCTCACTACAGCCTCCGGCTTGGGTTTAGGCtttttctccaccccccaccccccactgctgtTTGAGTCATCTGTCACCCAACAGCTTTTCACGAGTGACTGTTGTCACTGGCCAGGAGGGGAAGGTTGGGTTTTTTTAGTaccctttagttttcttttttgttgtttgtgtATAGAGAAGAGTTTAGCCTATAAATGGTCTTATAGGCTGCCCCTGGTGTGTGTTTCCTGACTTGTGTACTGCCTTGAGCTGTGTAGAATTGTGCTTGTTTTTCTTTCGGTTTCACTGTTGTCTGTCTCTGGCATTTGCCGTTGTtcggtcagtctgtctgtctgtctctccttgAGAGGCCTCCAGTTGTGTTTTCAGTAGTACAGGCTGTTTTGCCAATATGAAGGGAACTTTTCAGAAAGAGACCTGCTCTGGGTCATTTAATTTTGAATACAGTTTTCAATCGTTCAAGTTTTGGATGGTTTATATCTAatgtgtgtttcatttttttgGAAAGCTCTATTTTGTATTTAGGAAATGGTAAACTATTTTGCTATTTGTACTGAGTGAGTACATTggcataaatataaaatatatatatatatatatatatatacacattcacACACATATATTCTTTTTGCCACAGATTTTTGTGGTGAATGTGTGAGTTTTATCGTCTGTTCTCCCACAACATGGCGTCTAGTACtcgaaagagggagggagggagggaggacgggCAGGGCAAGAGGGTTTGTTAAG
The window above is part of the Eublepharis macularius isolate TG4126 chromosome 16, MPM_Emac_v1.0, whole genome shotgun sequence genome. Proteins encoded here:
- the NFAT5 gene encoding nuclear factor of activated T-cells 5 isoform X3, yielding MPSDFISLLSADLDLESPKSLYSKESVYDLLPKELQLPPPRELSVASMSQTSGGEAGSPPPGVVAADASSAPSSSVGGACSSFATSSSPAIYSTSVTDSKAMQVESCSSAMGVSNRGVSDKQLTSNTAQQQQSTPKRHTVLYISPPPEDLLDNSRMSCQDEGCGLESEQSCSMWMEDSPSNFSNMSTSSYNDNTEVPRKSRKRNPKQRPGIKRRDCEESTMDIFDADSAKAPHYVLSQLSTDSKSNSKAGNGTSETAKATGGKKSPTLCGQYPSKSEGKELKILVQPETQHRARYLTEGSRGSVKDRTQQGFPTIKLEGHNEAVTLQVFVGNDSGRVKPHGFYQACRVTGRNTTACKEVDIEGTTVIEVGLDPNNGMTLAVDCVGILKLRNADVEARIGIAGSKKKSTRARLVFRVNVPRKDGSTLTLQTPSSPILCTQPAGVPEILKKSLHSCSVKGEEEVFLIGKNFLKGTKVIFQENVSDENSWKAEAEIDMELFHQNHVIVKVPPYHNQHITAPVSVGIYVVTNAGRSHDIQPFTYTPETVNTSGCNLDQISILPSALITPLRPSNMIKSEEAAPMELAAEKQPPPVFKAGSVAGPSSAALETNLPTMLGNGSFSSSTSHLTLESEQQQQQQQQQLQPKVYTPEGMPSLQAQDIAQPGSFPAASAPSQLQNSDALLQQATQFSSREAQPDPAVMTLSQLTEASQQQSPLQESAQTLQQQISSNMFSSANGVSQLQSTIQQLQAGNFQPSTAGSGGSGGGNGNVDLVQQVLEAQQQLSSVLFSGSDSEDVQEQLSVEIFQQVSQIQSGVSPGMFSSPETAHSRAEDLLSGRTENVHQQPESSLSSQQQAMETSAAMVLEMQQGICQAASQMQPDLFSSPSSSGNGNVQQPPVYQQASHMLGGLPASEDMQMQCELFSPADVPGSEAAPPPQQQVSASGSALFQSSGSAENEEASGQAKQMQSTVFQAMVQMQHSGESSPQVSLFSSSENMMAVQGNGTQQQGAALFQQSGEMMSLQSGSFLQQAPHSQAQLFHSQSPIGDAQNISQETQSALFHGQNASSSSDQLQPPMFHSQSNLGVLQSSSVVQDQQSSGMFLSPSSVSGSVRQEEQMPFFTTQSSIASLQTPASAEQQPSFQQQAQLPHLQSPLLSQEQPQNPQQGMFQSPVSLGSLPSSGVPPSQQGGMFQSPHSIVALQNSAPSQEQRQQQNMRYSGQNSMGPVASPESNMMFNPSPNPMASQEQQQQSQSLFHPSTSMAPMNQDQQFQSQSPGSAQAEPQQPALFHSSPQMQLVQGSPGSQEQPVTLFISSASMSALQNSISQQELQQPSLYSSQSNMASMQSTSSPPQQQQQQAALFHSAHSSALNQLQSSSASSQQTSGIFLFGIQDNCGQLLTSGPATLSDQMLTISQPQGEAQPSVTTLLSQQMSESSQLPSAMTTNQSMKKIDDLLVSLQNQGNNNMAGSF